The DNA sequence AGATTAGGAGGATTAAAATGACTAAAATCAGTGTGAATCTATTTAATCTGTGACAAAAAAAACTAATCTGCATAAAAAGTAATTCTTGTAGCTTGCTTCACCTGTTTTTTATCTGTCGCTTGAACGAAAGTAAATATTTTTATCGCGCTTAACATTTCATTTGAAAATTAATAAAATTTTAATCTTTATCTTTATCGAATGCTTTCAAAGTTTCAAAATCATGTCGCTTCCAGATTTTCTTTTTTAGAAAATAAAAAGCTCTTTCTTGCCGTTAGTGGAGGTTTAGACAGTATGGTTTTACTGCATTTGCTCAAACAATTACCATATGAAATTGCGGTTTTGCATTGTAATTTCCAACTTCGTGGCTTAGAAAGTTTTAGTGATCAGAATTTCATCCAGGAGTACTGCGACACAAATAAAACCCCTGTTTTTATAACACAGTTTGATACGGAGGCTTTTGCAAAAGACTATAAACTTTCGACTCAGGTTGCGGCTCGTGAGTTGCGCTACAGTTGGTTTTATGAGCTTTTGGAAACCGAAAATTTCGATTATATTCTAACAGCGCACCATGCCGATGATAATCTGGAGACTTTTATTATCAACTTAGCAAGAGGTACGGGATTGGATGGATTAATCGGAATACCGGAAGAAAATGATAAAATTATTCGTCCGCTTTTGCCTTTTTCAAGAGAGGAAATCTTGAAGTATGCTCAGGAAAATAATATCCAATGGAGAGAAGACAGCAGTAATGCCTCTAATAAATACCTCAGAAATAAAATCCGCCATGATTTAGTTCCGATTTTAAAAGAAATCAATCCTAATTTTTTGAATGCTTTTCAAAAAACACAGTCTTTTTTGCAGGAAGCACAGGTGATGGTCGAGGATGCTTCGATCATGATTTACCAACAGGTGGCCAAAGAGATGGAGGATGATATTCACTTTGATTTGATTCAGCTTAAAAAGTTACCCAATTATAAATCGTATCTATACCAATGGTTGAATGAATTTGGATTTGTTGCTTGGAATGATATTTACGACTTAGTGGATGGACAATCCGGAAAGCAAGTTTTTGCAGCGGAATTTCGCTTGTTGAAAAACAGAAATACATTGATTTTATCCCCGATTTTAGAAGAGGATGAAAATGAGGAATATATAATTAATGAAACAGATACAGACGTTAATTTTCCCTTAAAATTAAGGCTTTGTCAGGTAGATGACATTACTATAGATTCAAATAAGGCTATATTTGTTGCTGTCGAAAAAATCCGGTTTCCTTTGATTTTACGTAAATGGAATGAGGGAGATCTTTTCTATCCTTTTGGAATGCAGGGTAAATCTAAGAAAGTGAGCAAACTCTTTAAAGATGAAAAATTGTCTCTGCTTGAAAAAGAAAAAACATGGATTTTGTGTTCTGACAACCAGATTGTCTGGGTGGTTGGAATTCGCCAGGACGAACGATTTAAAATTGAAAATACAACTACTAAAATACTTAAAATAGAATTACAATAATGAACTCAAATCAATCTTATCAGACGATTATCTCAAAAAATGGTTGGCATAAAACCATTGTATTTTTGTTATTTTTCATTTTTGCTTTTGCAAAAGGCAATGCTCAAATTTTAGAACCGGTAAAATGGACAGCTAAAATTGAAAAGAAATCAGGAAGTAATGCGGTTTTGATTTTTGATGGTGTGATAGAAAAAGAGTGGCATATGTATTCGCAATTTACGCCAGATGGAGGCCCGCTTCCGTTGGAAATTGCGTTTAAAAATCAAAAAGGGAATTATACTTTAGTAGGGAAAGCAAAAGAAGGTAAAACCAAAACGGCTTTCAATGATATTTTTGGTGTAAATGAAACTTTCTTTGAAGGGAAGGCACATATCGAACAGGAAATCACAATTACAAACCCGGATTTAAAGACCGTTGATGTTGACTTTGACTTTCAGGTTTGTAAAGAAGTTTGTATCAATTCCAGTAAAAAGTTCTCAATTGTAATTCCGGCATCCTTTAAAATGGAGGCAGTTGCGACAGTATCGGAATCAAAATTGGACGAAACTAAAAACGCGGGATTGGCTGTTGATACCTTAACAAAAGAGGTAGTGGCACCTGCAGCAGAAAACGTAAAAACAGAAGTTACTTCAACAACAGAAAAAGCAGAAATGCCGGCTCCCACTTCGAAAAGAAGTTTGTGGTCTATCTTTTTCATCGCATTTTTATCAGGTTTCGCAGCATTGTTAACGCCTTGTGTTTTTCCGATGATTCCAATGACGGTAAGTTTCTTTACAAAACAGAGTAAAAGCAGAGCAAAAGGGATTCGAAATGCTATTATTTACGGTGTTTCAATTATTGCTATTTATGTTATTTTGGGACTAATTGTGACTAAAATATTTGGAGCCGATGCATTAAATGCGTTGTCTACAGATGTTTGGTTTAATTTGATATTCTTCGTTATCCTTATTGTATTTGCTACTTCTTTCTTAGGGGCTTTTGAAATTATGTTGCCAAATTCATGGGCAAATAAAGCCGATCAGCAAGCAGACAGAGGAGGATTAATAGGGATATTGTTCATGGCATTGGCTCTGGCAATTGTTTCTTTTTCTTGTACAGGACCAATTGTAGGGACCTTATTAGTAGAAGCAGCTTCAAATGGAGGAATTGCTCCAATTGTCGGGATGTTAGGATTTTCGTTAGCTTTAGCGTTACCTTTTATGCTTTTTGCGATGTTCCCGGGTTGGTTAAATTCATTGCCAAAATCGGGTGGATGGTTGAATACGGTAAAAGTGGTTTTAGGATTTTTAGAATTGGCTTTGGCTTTTAAGTTTTTATCAAATGCCGATTTAGTTTTACAGCTGCATTTCTTAGAAAGAGAAGTTTTTATTGCAATCTGGATCGCCATTTTTGGAGCGTTGACTTTGTATTTGTTTGGGAAAATTACTTTACCTCACGATAGTCCATTGCAACATATTTCAGTAGGAAGATTGTATTTAGGATTGCTTACCTTGGTATTTACATTTTATTTAATTCCGGGTCTTTGGGGTGCGCCTTTAAAATTAATTAGTGCGTTTCCACCACCTCCACAGTATAGTGAAAGTCCATTTGGTGTTGGAGGATCAGCAGGTTCTAATGCAGGATCGGAAGAAGGATTACCGGAAGGAGCCGAATTGGGACCTCATGGGATCATGGTTTTTCACGATTATGAGGATGGATTGGCGTTTGCAAAATCGGTTAACAAACCTATAATGCTTGATTTCACCGGTTATGCTTGTGTAAATTGTCGAAAAATGGAAAATAATGTTTGGTCTGATGAAAGAATTTTGCCAATCTTAAAAAATGATGTCGTTCTGATCTCTCTTTATGTTGATGATAAAAGAGAATTACCGAAAGAAGAACAGTTTACAACAGTTTCAGGTGATGAAATCATTACAGTTGGTGATAAATGGACCGATTTTATGATTTCAAAGTATAAAACCAATACACAGCCATTATACATTATTACAGATTTAAATGGTAAAAATTTACATAATGATAAACCAACTATTAGTTATGTTGGTGCTGATGAGTATTTGAAATGGTTAAAAGAAGGGATCACTAATTTTAAATAGGGGTTCGTTTGTTCTGAGAACAGGAAAATATAGTATTAGGTTGAATTAATTCAAAGTAAAAATCCCTCTGGTTTAAGACCTGGAGGGATTTTTTGTTTAGGAAAATGAAGGGATTAATTATTATAAAAATTCTCCGTGTTGAGAGATGTCCAAACCTAGTTCTTCTTTTTCTTCCGTAACTCTTAGCGGAGTGATTTTATTTACAACGAAAAATAGTACATATGAACCTACAAAAGCAAAAAGCGAAACTACTATTAAAGCAGTTAATTGGTTTATGAACAAGGTAGGTGAACCGAAAATTAGGCCTTGATTATCTCCAACTGCCGGATTGATTGCTTTAGAAGCGAAAACTCCGGTTAATAACATTCCTACCATACCACCTACACCGTGGCAGGCAAAAACATCCAATGCATCATCGATTTTACCTTTAGGAAATTTGCTGACAACAAGGTTACTCACAATAGCAGCAAAAAGACCAATAAAGATAGCATGCGGAATGCTTACAAAACCGGCAGCAGGTGTAATGGCAACAAGTCCTACCACAGCTCCGATACAAGCTCCCAAAGCAGATAATTTATGACCTAGAATTTTGTCAAGGAAAACCCAAGCCATTGCGGCAGCGGCAGCGGCGACAGTTGTGGTTCCTAAAGCCTGTACTGCTAGTCCGTTTGCGCCTAAAGCTGAACCGGCATTAAAACCAAACCATCCAAACCACAATAAACCAGTCCCTAATAATACATAGGTAATTCTTGCAGGATTTACTTTTTGAATTTTTCTTTTGCCTAAAAAGATGGCTCCTGCCAATGCAGCCCAGCCGGCACTCATATGTACAACTGTTCCTCCGGCGAAGTCTAATACGCCCATCTTAAAGAAAATACCTTCCGGGTGCCAAGTCATGTGGCACAATGGGGCATATATAAGTAATATGAATAAAACCATGAATAATAAGTAAGCCCAGAAACGTACGCGTTCTGCAAAAGCACCTGTAATTAAAGCAGGGGTTATGATGGCAAACTTAGCCTGAAATAATGCGAATAACATAAAAGGAATCGTAGGAGCAAGACTCCATGCGGTATTAGTACCAACCCCCTGAAAGAATAAATTAGGCATTGGATCACCGATAATTCCTCCAATAGTTGGCCCAAATGCCAGCCCAAAAGCAACGAAAACCCATAGGAGAGTAACAATAACCATGGCCATAAAACTTTGTAGCATGGTGCTGATTACGTTTTTCTTACCGACCATGCCTCCGTAGAAAAATCCTAATCCAGGTGTCATAAGCAATACAAAGGCAGTTGCTACAATCATCCAGGCTGTATCTCCTGTATCAAACTTTACAGCTTCAGCAGGAATTGGGTTATCTGATAGCATAAAATTCGAGACAAAGGTTAGTACTAAAATAGTGATAAGAATCACACTTAAAATAATTTTTCGCATAGTTAATTCGTTTTAAATTTTTTATAAAAATATAAAATGATTCAATACCCGTATAAAAAATAGGGTCATGCTCTTTATTTTTGCTAATTTTTTATTTTGACCCCCTGTTTTTTAGCGTATAATCTTTATGAGGTGGTGAAATTTTCAATTTGTTAATTTGAAAGCTACGAAATGAAGTGTATTGAGGTGATCTTAACATAAAATGAGAGAAATAATCTGACTTTAAATCTTTTTGCGTAGAAATCTTTAATAGTTTTTCTGCAAAAATGATTTTTTTAAATAAAGTATTAGATAAAACACATCAAAGATATATAACAGGTAAAATAGTTGCAAATAAAGGATTTACAATTGTTTTTCGTTTTTTGGTATAGCAGTTAAAAGCAGGAAGAAGCAAGGGATTAGAAAAGTTAGGCTACTAAATCGTTACTTTTAAAAACCCCTGAATTATTTACAATTTGCTGTTTTTAAGATTATTGTGTTGTTTTTCGTATTGTTTCCCAGCTCGATAAATTTTAATTCTAACATTAAGAAATTGTGAGTTATGGAAACGACATAAAGATCAACATTTAAGATACTATTCTACCTTAAAAAGTATGCACAGAGAGTTGGGGAATATTTATATTGTTACTTTATGGGAAGTATATTAACAAGTATAATTAACACGATAATTTTGTATTTCTAATCGATTTCAAAAGAATAAATATTGCCTTAATTTGTATATTTACTGTTTTGTGAAAAATAGTTTTCTCATACTAAACAAATGCTTGTAAACCAATCTATAATATCAGATATAAAAACCATTGTTGCCCAGTCAAAAGACAAGGCAATCCGTTCCGTTGACCATCATCGAACGCTGATGTATTGGGATATTGGTAAACGTATTTTTGAAGAAGAACAAGAAGGAAAAGATCGTGCAGATTATGGTAAATACCTCACCGAATATATCGCAAATGAATTAGAACCCGAATATGGCAGTGGTTTTTCAAAAAGACAGATAGAACTGTTTCGGCAGTTCTATCGTAATTTCCCAATTACGAATACACTGTATTCGCAATTGAGTTGGAGCCAATATAAATTACTCATAAGGATTGATAATCAAGATAAAATAGCTTTTTATATTGCCGAAACGGTAAAGAATAATTGGACAGTAAGGCAGTTGGAAAGGCAAATTTATAGCAGTTTGTATGAGCGCCTTTTATTGAGTAATGATAAAGAAAATGTATTGGCAGTAGCCCAAAATGAAAAACAACCTTCCGATGCTAAAGAAATTATTAAAGACCCGATGTATTTGGAGTTTTTGGGGTTAAAAAGAGAAGCGTCATACTACGAAAAGGACTTAGAAAGTGCCATTATCACACATTTGCAAGACTTTTTATTGGAATTGGGTAACGGGTTTTCTTTTGTAGCAAGGCAGAAAAGAATACATATTGATGGCGATGAGTTTTTTGTAGACTTGGTATTTTACAATCGTCTTTTGCAATGTTTTGTAATTATTGAAATCAAAACACATAAACTAACGCATCAAGATATTGGTCAATTGCAGATGTATGTGAATTATTATGACCGCATAGAAATATTACCTCACGAAAACCCAACCATTGGTATTTTACTCTGTGCAAATAAAAATGATGCGGTAGTAAAATTCACGCTACCAGAAGAGCAAAAACAAATTATTACCAGCCAGTATACACTTTACCTGCCAACTGAAAAACAGCTTTTGGATGAGGTAAATAAAGAGCTGGAGAGTTTTGAAGAGAAGGATAGCGATTAAAATGAATTAAAAAGACATTTAAATATATTACTACTCACGACCCATCAGAATATTTCAGAGGGATTTAGCAAATATTGGTAATAAAACGGACATTGAAGAAATTGTAAAAATCATTAACGAAGTAATCTTAAAACAACATTACGGCTTGACGAATCTTGATAAATAAGGGAAATAGAGTTAGCTCACAGCATTTGGAGAAAACTGTCGAGATCCAACCAAGATTGAGAAGAGTAGTAGATAAACCACAAAGAAGAAAATTAGTAATGATGAATGAGTTTACTCCCAACGACATCAATCAGTTCCGTTCCTTATTCAAAGGTCGTGAAGACGTATTTGCCATTCGTTGGGAAAAATCAGGAAAATCAGGTTATATGCCTGCCTATCAATACGACCTATATCATTATCGGGTACATAAAATGAATGGTGGAACTTTTCAAAATTATCCACATAAAACTTATTTGCCACTTAGTGACAATGAGATCCGAAAACATTTAAACGGTATTCAGCAAATTGGTGTATATCCTTTGTTGCAAGACAATACTTCTGGGTTTTTAGTAGCTGATTTTGATAAACAAAACTGGAATGAAGAATCGGTAGACTTCTTAAACACCTGTAAAGAGAAAAATATCCCTGCTTATTTAGAACGCTCCCGTTCTGGAAATGGTGGACACGTTTGGATTTTTTTTGGGAACCTTTATCCTGCAATCCGAAGCCGAAAAATTTTCATTTCTATTTTGGAACAATCAGGAGCATTCTCAATGTTTGATAAAGGTTCCAGTTTTGACCGACTGTTTCCTAATCAGGATTTTCTTTCGGGTAAAGGTTTAGGCAATTTAATTGCTCTGCCATTTTTCAAGCCAGCAATGGAAAATGGAAATAGTTGCTTTGTCAATCCAGAAACTTTCGAACCTTATTCAAATCAATGGCAATTTTTGAATGAAATTGAAAGAGTTTCGATTGACGTATTGGATCAATTGTATCAAGAAATTTCAACAACCCATAATTTACCTATTCGCAAAAACACCAATGGTAAATTATCAATTACACTCCAACAAAATATTCGTGTTAAAAGAAACGGACTGGTTACTCCATTAATCAATTTCCTGAAAGAAGAATTGAATTTTGCGAATTCAGAATTCTTTATCAAGAAGAAATTAGGTAAAAATACTTTTGGAACAGAACGGTATTTTAAACTCGTTGAAGAAACAGAAAATGAAATTATCATTCCAAGAGGCTTTATCGGGAAATTACTTCGGTTTTGCAAAGAACAAAAATTGGATTTTGATTTTCAAGACCAGCGAAAATTGAAAGAGGAAATCACTATTACATTCAATGCTGTTCTACGAATTCATCAAGAAAAGATTATTGAAGCTGTTTCAAAAAAGGATTTTGGAGTTATCGTTGCTCCGCCTGGTTCGGGCAAAACAATTATGGGATTGAAAATTATTGCAGAGAAAAAACAAGCAGCTTTAATCGTTGTCCACCGCAAACAACTACTGGAACAATGGCAAGAACGAGTTCAAGCATTTCTTGGAATTCCTAAACACGAAATCGGGATTATCGGTCAAGGGAAGGCTAAAATTGGAAAGCAAGTCACAATCGCTACCATTCAAAGTTTACCAAAACAAATTGAGCAAATCAAAAACCAATTCGGAA is a window from the Flavobacterium cupriresistens genome containing:
- the tilS gene encoding tRNA lysidine(34) synthetase TilS, whose protein sequence is MLSKFQNHVASRFSFLENKKLFLAVSGGLDSMVLLHLLKQLPYEIAVLHCNFQLRGLESFSDQNFIQEYCDTNKTPVFITQFDTEAFAKDYKLSTQVAARELRYSWFYELLETENFDYILTAHHADDNLETFIINLARGTGLDGLIGIPEENDKIIRPLLPFSREEILKYAQENNIQWREDSSNASNKYLRNKIRHDLVPILKEINPNFLNAFQKTQSFLQEAQVMVEDASIMIYQQVAKEMEDDIHFDLIQLKKLPNYKSYLYQWLNEFGFVAWNDIYDLVDGQSGKQVFAAEFRLLKNRNTLILSPILEEDENEEYIINETDTDVNFPLKLRLCQVDDITIDSNKAIFVAVEKIRFPLILRKWNEGDLFYPFGMQGKSKKVSKLFKDEKLSLLEKEKTWILCSDNQIVWVVGIRQDERFKIENTTTKILKIELQ
- a CDS encoding protein-disulfide reductase DsbD family protein, coding for MNSNQSYQTIISKNGWHKTIVFLLFFIFAFAKGNAQILEPVKWTAKIEKKSGSNAVLIFDGVIEKEWHMYSQFTPDGGPLPLEIAFKNQKGNYTLVGKAKEGKTKTAFNDIFGVNETFFEGKAHIEQEITITNPDLKTVDVDFDFQVCKEVCINSSKKFSIVIPASFKMEAVATVSESKLDETKNAGLAVDTLTKEVVAPAAENVKTEVTSTTEKAEMPAPTSKRSLWSIFFIAFLSGFAALLTPCVFPMIPMTVSFFTKQSKSRAKGIRNAIIYGVSIIAIYVILGLIVTKIFGADALNALSTDVWFNLIFFVILIVFATSFLGAFEIMLPNSWANKADQQADRGGLIGILFMALALAIVSFSCTGPIVGTLLVEAASNGGIAPIVGMLGFSLALALPFMLFAMFPGWLNSLPKSGGWLNTVKVVLGFLELALAFKFLSNADLVLQLHFLEREVFIAIWIAIFGALTLYLFGKITLPHDSPLQHISVGRLYLGLLTLVFTFYLIPGLWGAPLKLISAFPPPPQYSESPFGVGGSAGSNAGSEEGLPEGAELGPHGIMVFHDYEDGLAFAKSVNKPIMLDFTGYACVNCRKMENNVWSDERILPILKNDVVLISLYVDDKRELPKEEQFTTVSGDEIITVGDKWTDFMISKYKTNTQPLYIITDLNGKNLHNDKPTISYVGADEYLKWLKEGITNFK
- a CDS encoding ammonium transporter; its protein translation is MRKIILSVILITILVLTFVSNFMLSDNPIPAEAVKFDTGDTAWMIVATAFVLLMTPGLGFFYGGMVGKKNVISTMLQSFMAMVIVTLLWVFVAFGLAFGPTIGGIIGDPMPNLFFQGVGTNTAWSLAPTIPFMLFALFQAKFAIITPALITGAFAERVRFWAYLLFMVLFILLIYAPLCHMTWHPEGIFFKMGVLDFAGGTVVHMSAGWAALAGAIFLGKRKIQKVNPARITYVLLGTGLLWFGWFGFNAGSALGANGLAVQALGTTTVAAAAAAMAWVFLDKILGHKLSALGACIGAVVGLVAITPAAGFVSIPHAIFIGLFAAIVSNLVVSKFPKGKIDDALDVFACHGVGGMVGMLLTGVFASKAINPAVGDNQGLIFGSPTLFINQLTALIVVSLFAFVGSYVLFFVVNKITPLRVTEEKEELGLDISQHGEFL
- a CDS encoding PDDEXK nuclease domain-containing protein, which translates into the protein MLVNQSIISDIKTIVAQSKDKAIRSVDHHRTLMYWDIGKRIFEEEQEGKDRADYGKYLTEYIANELEPEYGSGFSKRQIELFRQFYRNFPITNTLYSQLSWSQYKLLIRIDNQDKIAFYIAETVKNNWTVRQLERQIYSSLYERLLLSNDKENVLAVAQNEKQPSDAKEIIKDPMYLEFLGLKREASYYEKDLESAIITHLQDFLLELGNGFSFVARQKRIHIDGDEFFVDLVFYNRLLQCFVIIEIKTHKLTHQDIGQLQMYVNYYDRIEILPHENPTIGILLCANKNDAVVKFTLPEEQKQIITSQYTLYLPTEKQLLDEVNKELESFEEKDSD